In Stieleria varia, one genomic interval encodes:
- a CDS encoding suppressor of fused domain protein, which produces MAMKDWFRRKPASENVGTSKGGSRLIRYGDRSDLKPEVGFLDESTLSNTEERERVYSDLFGESDTVLHELLPLVPHIDVYRFPPNGKRDFFTFVTGGMSDLPMNSPSELGADYRRAELVFYSTEDRDDYPELLRRLAHFVHDNNTWLHWGHSMPNGQPPERLFDTKHLDSLFFMPSIVNPDSTLGDRLQIDSDPVHLIWCVPITTAECQLKLDNGTDALYDLFDVNKHPFVFTGDRQSYV; this is translated from the coding sequence ATGGCAATGAAAGACTGGTTTCGTCGCAAGCCCGCGTCAGAGAATGTTGGAACATCGAAGGGTGGTTCGAGGTTGATCAGATATGGCGACCGTAGCGATTTGAAACCCGAGGTCGGGTTCCTCGACGAATCGACGCTTTCAAATACCGAAGAACGCGAACGCGTTTACTCCGATCTCTTTGGTGAATCCGACACCGTGTTGCACGAATTGTTGCCATTAGTTCCGCATATCGACGTCTATCGATTCCCGCCCAACGGCAAGCGGGACTTCTTCACATTCGTAACTGGCGGAATGAGCGATCTGCCGATGAATTCACCGAGCGAACTGGGTGCCGACTATCGCCGCGCAGAGCTTGTCTTCTACTCGACCGAAGACCGCGACGATTACCCCGAGCTGCTTCGCAGGCTGGCGCATTTCGTCCATGACAACAATACTTGGTTACACTGGGGGCACTCGATGCCGAATGGCCAGCCGCCGGAACGACTTTTTGACACCAAGCATCTGGACTCGCTGTTTTTCATGCCATCAATCGTCAATCCCGATTCAACGCTTGGTGACAGACTTCAGATTGATTCTGATCCCGTGCATCTCATTTGGTGTGTACCAATCACAACCGCCGAGTGCCAATTGAAACTGGACAATGGTACGGACGCTCTGTACGATCTGTTTGACGTAAACAAACACCCATTTGTGTTTACCGGCGATCGGCAAAGCTATGTCTGA
- a CDS encoding DUF4177 domain-containing protein, with protein sequence MKLTIAAGITMLVLIVMSTIIDSVDAQNAGATQAGYPQWEYKVINAPTDNGFIQGYKLQPRLNELGLEGWECVGTLGDVRKEDTRGHVILKRPKR encoded by the coding sequence ATGAAGCTAACCATCGCAGCTGGAATCACAATGCTTGTTTTGATCGTGATGTCAACGATTATAGATTCGGTTGATGCCCAAAACGCTGGTGCCACACAAGCTGGCTATCCTCAATGGGAGTACAAGGTGATCAACGCGCCAACAGACAACGGTTTTATCCAAGGTTACAAACTTCAACCCAGACTCAACGAACTTGGGCTGGAGGGCTGGGAATGTGTTGGCACACTTGGTGATGTGCGTAAGGAAGACACGCGCGGCCACGTAATCTTAAAACGACCGAAGCGATAG
- a CDS encoding SGNH/GDSL hydrolase family protein, with product MDQILVYADSLTWGIIPGTRQRLTFEKRWPGVMEMELIANGASVRVIEDCLNGRRTVFDDPYKPGRNGLEGIEQRIEVNSPLSLVLIMLGTNDFQSMHAHNAWHAAQGVSAIVTAIRRAPIEPDMPVPKVLVVVPPPITRPMGPIADKFEGADAKCLGLTSEFSRMTTEIGCEMFDSGEVVSASAVDGIHLDEKQHFDLGSKLATVVRKILGTP from the coding sequence GTGGATCAGATTCTCGTTTACGCTGACTCGCTTACCTGGGGCATCATCCCGGGCACGCGCCAACGCTTGACTTTCGAGAAGCGATGGCCCGGAGTTATGGAGATGGAATTGATAGCAAACGGAGCTAGCGTGCGGGTAATCGAGGACTGTCTCAATGGACGGCGGACTGTGTTTGACGACCCATATAAGCCGGGAAGAAACGGCCTTGAAGGTATCGAACAGCGAATCGAAGTGAACTCTCCATTGTCGCTTGTTTTGATCATGCTTGGAACCAACGACTTTCAGTCGATGCATGCACACAATGCTTGGCACGCTGCTCAGGGGGTGTCGGCAATTGTGACTGCAATTCGCCGCGCTCCAATCGAACCCGACATGCCTGTGCCGAAGGTTTTAGTCGTCGTTCCGCCTCCAATAACCAGACCAATGGGACCGATTGCTGATAAATTTGAAGGTGCGGATGCTAAGTGTTTAGGACTTACAAGCGAATTCAGTAGAATGACAACGGAGATTGGATGTGAGATGTTCGATTCGGGAGAAGTAGTAAGTGCAAGTGCCGTGGATGGCATTCATTTAGACGAAAAGCAACACTTCGACCTTGGCAGCAAACTTGCTACCGTCGTCAGAAAGATTCTAGGAACCCCTTAA
- a CDS encoding IS91 family transposase — MRVGAASMVDASTCGQVQSVLAKLSLCRTHVLGGREYLCNDCGKSSSRYNSCGDRHCPQCSGSKRVDFNDKASKLILSGVAYYQVVFTLPSDLSELALANRNELADLLVSTAWKSLSKNIKSEQDYDPAAISVLHTWNQKLEAHWHVHMLVPGAGPSLSGDEWKEAKTPPGVRNSDGYYLVDSEKLKDDFRKRAVAKLRRLRRDGKLKFGGKFEYLQSDENWEVFVKNLESTQWVAYIQPPPKETSGGGEVVNYLTRYLTGGPISNHRITAADGDEVVFMAREGKRVGGEREQVPIKLSVPEFTRRWCLHIQPDQLTKSRYFGGWSNNRLAGYMARCQELLGTEPEVSEAPVEAVDSMDSQWEPPSLPECAHCGSIELSLVCETPKPTWKELFWRESETCPEWYAERQRESHREFWTAHYGSDYYDWYLETQVEVAKETGPEPAKAIQMYLPGLTPGVSFEIESF, encoded by the coding sequence TTGCGGGTCGGTGCGGCGTCGATGGTCGACGCATCGACTTGCGGCCAAGTCCAGAGCGTGCTGGCGAAGCTGTCGCTTTGCCGCACGCATGTGCTTGGCGGTCGTGAGTATCTGTGCAACGACTGCGGTAAGAGCAGCTCACGGTACAACTCGTGCGGCGACCGCCACTGTCCCCAATGCAGTGGCAGCAAGCGAGTGGACTTCAATGACAAGGCATCCAAGCTGATCCTCTCCGGCGTGGCGTACTATCAAGTCGTCTTCACTCTGCCGAGTGATCTCTCTGAGTTGGCGTTGGCCAACCGAAACGAGCTGGCGGACTTGTTGGTCAGCACGGCTTGGAAGAGTCTTTCGAAAAACATCAAGTCCGAGCAGGACTACGACCCGGCAGCGATCAGCGTATTGCACACTTGGAACCAAAAGCTGGAGGCACACTGGCATGTTCACATGCTGGTGCCCGGTGCCGGGCCGAGCTTGAGTGGCGATGAGTGGAAAGAAGCCAAAACGCCACCGGGGGTTCGCAATTCGGATGGCTACTATCTGGTCGACTCCGAGAAGTTGAAGGACGACTTCCGCAAAAGGGCGGTCGCGAAGCTTCGTCGCTTGCGACGCGACGGCAAATTGAAGTTCGGCGGAAAGTTCGAGTACCTGCAAAGCGATGAGAACTGGGAGGTGTTCGTCAAAAATCTAGAGTCGACCCAATGGGTTGCCTACATCCAACCGCCGCCCAAGGAGACCAGTGGTGGCGGCGAAGTAGTCAACTACTTGACACGCTATCTGACCGGCGGGCCGATCAGCAACCACCGTATCACCGCTGCGGACGGAGACGAGGTCGTCTTCATGGCCCGTGAAGGAAAACGTGTGGGCGGTGAGCGGGAACAAGTCCCGATCAAGCTATCAGTGCCCGAGTTCACCCGCCGCTGGTGTCTGCACATCCAACCGGACCAGTTGACCAAGTCTCGGTACTTTGGCGGTTGGAGCAACAACCGACTGGCAGGCTACATGGCTCGTTGTCAGGAGTTGTTGGGGACAGAGCCGGAGGTCTCGGAAGCGCCGGTCGAAGCGGTCGATTCGATGGACTCGCAGTGGGAGCCTCCATCGTTGCCCGAGTGTGCGCACTGCGGGAGCATCGAGCTAAGTTTGGTGTGTGAAACGCCCAAGCCGACGTGGAAGGAGTTGTTCTGGCGAGAGAGTGAGACGTGTCCGGAGTGGTACGCGGAGCGCCAGCGGGAGTCACACCGAGAGTTCTGGACGGCCCACTACGGTTCGGATTATTACGACTGGTACCTGGAAACGCAGGTAGAAGTCGCAAAGGAAACGGGACCGGAACCGGCAAAAGCGATCCAGATGTACCTGCCTGGTTTGACACCGGGAGTGTCGTTCGAGATAGAATCTTTTTGA
- a CDS encoding site-specific integrase — protein MTPYQKRSCELTKRLAEDLKIRNYAQATIDAYTYHTKRFADFIKKPLDRVTPEDVRLFQLYLIEEVKGSYSSFNQAVCALRFLYKHSIPVSWPVTMLPFGRREKKLPTVLSRNEVDRLLQCTPNLKHRTFLMTLYACGMRYSEAANLTIADIDSDRMMVKIACGKGRKERSVPLSPRLLKELRIYWLKYRPEGLLFPGNSANKTYADTTIRKAMKEAGKRAGIKKRIFPHALRHSYATGLLEAGVDILTISRLLGHASFLTTMIYLHCRREHLSSAPSPLDWLPVKQLPTYVIPEEGPPEENKKPKNDDDSQPNKKS, from the coding sequence ATGACTCCCTATCAAAAACGTTCCTGCGAACTCACCAAACGTCTCGCGGAAGACTTGAAGATTCGCAATTACGCTCAGGCCACCATCGACGCGTACACCTACCACACCAAGCGGTTCGCCGACTTCATTAAAAAGCCTTTAGACCGCGTAACCCCGGAAGACGTTCGATTGTTCCAGCTTTATCTGATTGAAGAGGTAAAGGGTTCCTACAGCAGCTTCAACCAGGCAGTCTGTGCCTTACGGTTCCTCTACAAACATTCCATCCCCGTTTCCTGGCCAGTCACCATGCTGCCCTTCGGCAGACGTGAAAAGAAACTGCCCACCGTGCTGAGCCGGAACGAAGTCGACAGGCTGCTCCAGTGCACTCCCAATCTGAAACATCGAACCTTTCTGATGACACTCTACGCTTGCGGGATGAGGTACTCCGAAGCCGCCAACTTGACCATCGCGGACATCGACTCGGACCGGATGATGGTCAAGATCGCCTGCGGCAAAGGACGCAAGGAGAGAAGCGTTCCGCTTTCACCGAGGCTCTTGAAAGAGCTCAGAATCTACTGGCTGAAGTATCGTCCGGAGGGCTTGCTGTTCCCGGGCAACTCGGCCAACAAGACCTACGCCGACACGACAATCCGCAAGGCGATGAAGGAAGCAGGGAAGCGGGCGGGGATCAAAAAGAGGATCTTTCCGCACGCTCTGCGTCACAGCTACGCGACCGGACTTCTGGAAGCCGGAGTGGACATTCTGACCATCAGTCGGCTGCTGGGTCACGCGAGTTTCCTGACGACGATGATTTATCTGCACTGTCGTCGCGAGCACCTCAGCAGCGCACCGAGCCCGCTGGACTGGCTGCCAGTGAAACAACTGCCGACGTACGTGATACCCGAAGAAGGGCCGCCGGAAGAGAACAAGAAACCAAAGAACGACGACGATTCGCAGCCGAACAAGAAAAGCTAA
- a CDS encoding IS91 family transposase: MRVGAASMVDASTCGQVQSVLAKLSLCRTHVLGGREYLCNDCGKSSSRYNSCGDRHCPQCSGSKRVDFNDKASKLILSGVAYYQVVFTLPSDLSELALANRNELADLLVSTAWKSLSKNIKSEQDYDPAAISVLHTWNQKLEAHWHVHMLVPGAGPSLSGDDWKEAKTPPGVRNSDGYYLVDSEKLKEDFRKRAIAKLRRLRRDGKLKLGGKFEYLQSDENWEVFVKNLESTQWVAYIQPPPRETSGGGEVVNYLTRYLTGGPISNHRITAADSDEVVFMAREGKRVGGEREQVPIKLSVPEFTRRWCLHIQPDQLTKSRYFGGWSNNRLAGYMARCQELLGTEPDVSETPTEAVDSMDSQWEPPSLPECAHCGSIELSLVCETPKPTWKELFWRESETCPEWYAERQRESHREFWTAHYGSDYYDWYLETQVEVAKETGPEPAKAIQMYLPGLTPGVSFEIESF; this comes from the coding sequence TTGCGGGTCGGTGCGGCGTCGATGGTCGACGCATCGACTTGCGGCCAAGTCCAGAGCGTGCTGGCGAAGCTGTCGCTTTGCCGCACGCATGTGCTTGGCGGTCGTGAGTATCTGTGCAACGACTGCGGTAAGAGCAGTTCACGGTACAACTCGTGCGGCGACCGCCACTGTCCCCAATGCAGTGGCAGCAAGCGAGTGGACTTCAATGACAAGGCGTCCAAGCTGATCCTATCCGGCGTGGCGTACTATCAAGTCGTCTTCACCCTGCCGAGCGATCTCTCCGAGTTGGCACTGGCCAACCGAAACGAGCTGGCGGACTTGTTGGTCAGTACGGCTTGGAAGAGTCTTTCGAAAAACATCAAGTCCGAGCAAGACTACGACCCGGCAGCGATCAGCGTATTGCACACCTGGAACCAAAAGCTGGAGGCACACTGGCATGTTCACATGCTGGTGCCCGGTGCCGGGCCGAGCTTGAGTGGCGATGACTGGAAAGAAGCCAAGACGCCGCCGGGGGTTCGCAATTCGGATGGTTACTATCTGGTCGACTCCGAGAAGTTGAAGGAAGACTTCCGTAAGCGGGCGATCGCGAAACTTCGTCGCTTGCGACGCGACGGCAAACTGAAGCTGGGCGGGAAGTTCGAGTACCTGCAAAGCGATGAGAACTGGGAGGTGTTCGTCAAGAACCTGGAGTCGACCCAATGGGTTGCCTACATCCAACCGCCGCCCAGAGAGACCAGTGGTGGCGGCGAAGTGGTCAACTACCTGACGCGTTACTTGACCGGCGGTCCGATCAGCAACCACCGCATCACCGCTGCGGACAGCGACGAGGTGGTCTTCATGGCCCGTGAAGGAAAACGTGTGGGCGGTGAGCGGGAACAAGTCCCGATCAAGCTATCAGTGCCCGAGTTCACCCGCCGCTGGTGTCTGCACATCCAACCGGACCAGTTGACCAAGTCTCGGTACTTTGGCGGTTGGAGCAACAACCGACTGGCAGGCTACATGGCTCGTTGTCAGGAGTTGCTGGGGACAGAGCCGGATGTCTCGGAAACGCCGACCGAAGCGGTCGATTCGATGGACTCGCAGTGGGAGCCTCCATCGTTGCCCGAGTGTGCGCACTGCGGGAGCATCGAGCTAAGTTTGGTGTGTGAAACGCCCAAGCCGACGTGGAAGGAGTTGTTCTGGCGAGAGAGTGAGACGTGTCCGGAGTGGTACGCGGAGCGCCAGCGGGAGTCACACCGAGAGTTCTGGACGGCCCACTACGGTTCGGATTATTACGACTGGTACCTGGAAACGCAGGTAGAAGTCGCAAAGGAAACGGGACCGGAACCGGCAAAAGCGATCCAGATGTACCTGCCTGGTTTGACACCGGGAGTGTCGTTCGAGATAGAATCTTTTTGA
- a CDS encoding site-specific integrase, translated as MTPYQKRSCELTKRLAEDLKIRNYAQATIDAYTYHTKRFADFIKKPLDRVTPEDVRLFQLYLIEEVKGSYSSFNQAVCALRFLYKHSIPVSWPVTMLPFGRREKKLPTVLSRNEVDRLLQCTPNLKHRTFLMTLYACGMRYSEAANLTIADIDSDRMMVKIACGKGRKERSVPLSPRLLKELRIYWLKYRPEGLLFPGNSANKTYADTTIRKAMKEAGKRAGIKKRIFPHALRHSYATGLLEAGVDILTISRLLGHASFLTTMIYLHCRREHLSSAPSPLDWLPVKQLPTYVIPEEGPPEENGKPKNDDDSQPSKKS; from the coding sequence ATGACTCCCTATCAAAAACGCTCTTGCGAACTCACCAAACGTCTCGCGGAAGACTTGAAGATTCGCAATTACGCTCAGGCCACCATCGACGCGTACACCTACCACACCAAGCGGTTCGCCGACTTCATCAAAAAACCGCTAGACCGCGTAACCCCGGAAGACGTTCGATTGTTCCAGCTTTATCTGATTGAAGAGGTAAAGGGTTCCTACAGCAGCTTCAACCAGGCAGTCTGTGCCTTACGGTTCCTCTACAAACATTCCATCCCCGTTTCCTGGCCAGTCACCATGCTGCCCTTCGGCAGACGTGAAAAGAAACTGCCCACCGTGCTGAGCCGGAACGAAGTCGACAGGCTGCTCCAGTGCACTCCCAATCTGAAACATCGAACCTTTCTGATGACACTCTACGCTTGCGGGATGAGGTACTCCGAAGCCGCCAACTTGACCATCGCGGACATCGACTCGGACCGCATGATGGTCAAGATCGCCTGCGGCAAAGGACGCAAGGAGAGAAGCGTTCCGCTTTCACCGAGGCTCTTGAAAGAGCTCAGGATCTACTGGCTGAAGTATCGTCCGGAGGGCTTACTGTTCCCGGGCAACTCGGCCAACAAGACCTACGCCGACACGACAATCCGCAAGGCGATGAAGGAAGCAGGCAAGCGGGCGGGGATCAAAAAGAGGATCTTTCCGCACGCTCTGCGTCACAGCTACGCGACCGGACTTCTGGAAGCCGGAGTGGACATTCTGACCATCAGTCGGCTGCTGGGTCACGCGAGTTTCCTGACGACGATGATTTATCTGCACTGTCGTCGCGAGCACCTCAGCAGCGCACCGAGCCCGCTGGACTGGCTGCCAGTGAAACAACTGCCGACGTACGTGATACCCGAAGAAGGGCCGCCGGAGGAAAACGGGAAACCAAAGAACGACGACGATTCGCAGCCGAGCAAGAAAAGCTAA
- a CDS encoding DUF3806 domain-containing protein yields MDIRPLDETEVEGFDSEREWLDAYLRRFGPEHVLKKAPNDIPTLQSLLDAEPFASGDEAALELLGGAFGDVVAETLGFEWVVATDEHGSDFAIKHPSRMVLAFPRDMIVKRVEAGDVINMTELYQGVVSALEEQIAADGVARDG; encoded by the coding sequence ATGGACATACGCCCGCTCGATGAAACCGAAGTTGAGGGATTTGATTCCGAGCGGGAATGGCTTGACGCATACCTTCGACGTTTCGGGCCAGAGCACGTACTGAAGAAAGCGCCTAACGATATTCCAACACTCCAATCGCTTCTTGACGCCGAACCCTTCGCGTCAGGCGATGAAGCTGCACTTGAGCTGCTAGGAGGTGCTTTCGGTGACGTCGTTGCCGAGACACTGGGATTCGAATGGGTTGTGGCTACCGACGAACATGGATCGGATTTCGCGATCAAACATCCATCGCGGATGGTCTTGGCGTTTCCGCGTGACATGATTGTGAAACGGGTTGAGGCCGGTGACGTAATCAATATGACAGAACTGTACCAGGGCGTCGTCTCTGCACTCGAAGAACAGATCGCTGCCGACGGTGTTGCGCGGGACGGTTGA
- a CDS encoding integron integrase, which yields MIRFSKALLASGAPAWQRWQAVRALECYRDLVLKRSEPDLSDIVATLARLGKRERNIELDAPPTAEELARLRGNVNRSEPLLIQTMRGEMRVLHYAMATERAYVRWVKRFMTHVGSEKLEQFNELDIATFLTALATRDQVSASTQTQAQSGILFLYQCILGKRLGFIDAVRVKRPETLPVWFSREEIGKLLDQLTGIHRLMFLLMYGSGLRHKECRRLRIKDICFDAKHIVVRDGKGEKDRVTFLPEQAIAELKRQIETAERMHHRDVADGFEQVYLPYALGRKYPNACKELGWKWVFPSRQRSRDKRSGQVWRHHISEEQFANALKAAQKAAGITKNGVPHSLRHSFATHLVEDGTDLATVQKLMGHKDIETTMKYVHVDVGFDGRLQSPIDRLMQQGGCLGGGNAGRVASL from the coding sequence GTGATCCGCTTTTCCAAAGCTTTGCTTGCCAGCGGTGCCCCGGCATGGCAGCGTTGGCAAGCGGTCCGGGCACTTGAGTGCTATCGGGATCTGGTATTGAAGCGATCTGAGCCTGACCTGTCAGACATCGTGGCGACACTGGCACGGCTGGGAAAGCGAGAGAGAAATATCGAATTGGACGCACCACCAACCGCCGAGGAACTTGCTCGATTGCGGGGGAACGTCAATCGCTCTGAGCCGCTCTTGATCCAAACCATGCGGGGTGAAATGCGAGTCCTGCACTATGCAATGGCGACGGAGAGGGCCTACGTGCGTTGGGTCAAGCGATTCATGACGCACGTCGGTTCGGAGAAGTTGGAGCAGTTCAATGAACTCGACATTGCCACCTTCCTAACAGCCCTGGCAACACGCGATCAAGTGTCCGCGAGCACTCAAACGCAAGCGCAGTCGGGGATTCTGTTTCTGTATCAGTGCATTTTGGGAAAACGTTTGGGGTTCATTGACGCAGTAAGAGTGAAGCGTCCTGAGACGTTGCCGGTTTGGTTCAGCCGTGAAGAAATCGGAAAGCTGTTGGATCAATTGACCGGCATACACCGCTTGATGTTCTTGTTGATGTACGGGTCGGGACTTCGGCACAAGGAGTGCCGTCGGCTGCGGATCAAGGACATTTGCTTTGACGCCAAGCACATCGTGGTGCGTGATGGTAAAGGGGAGAAGGATCGAGTGACGTTTTTGCCGGAGCAGGCGATTGCGGAATTGAAGCGTCAGATTGAAACAGCGGAGCGCATGCATCACAGGGACGTTGCCGACGGATTTGAGCAGGTGTATTTGCCGTACGCATTGGGTCGCAAGTATCCCAATGCGTGCAAGGAACTGGGTTGGAAATGGGTCTTTCCTTCTCGTCAGCGCAGTCGAGACAAACGCAGTGGTCAGGTTTGGCGGCACCATATCAGCGAGGAGCAGTTTGCCAATGCTTTGAAAGCGGCGCAGAAAGCGGCCGGGATTACAAAGAACGGGGTGCCGCACTCACTTCGTCACAGTTTCGCGACGCATCTGGTCGAGGACGGGACGGATTTGGCCACGGTGCAAAAGCTGATGGGGCACAAAGACATTGAAACGACGATGAAGTATGTGCATGTCGACGTGGGATTTGATGGCCGCTTGCAAAGTCCGATCGATCGGTTGATGCAACAGGGAGGTTGCCTTGGTGGTGGCAACGCAGGCCGTGTAGCGTCGTTGTGA
- a CDS encoding agmatine deiminase family protein: MKPVRVPAEWEPQSAIWLTWPHSLETWPGRYEHVPPVYRDWISKLAPHVNVCVLADQQTIAAQSQWASQLPSVHWIDIETNDSWIRDYGPSFVVDDETQTMHAINWRYNAWGGKYPPWDADDAVAPKLAQHIGLQVIDSPLCVEGGAMEWDGTGRLLTTSECLVTDTRNPGWTKQQITDHLIELTGAREINWIDGGGLIGDDTDGHIDQLARFVDTQNVVVAVCDDADDENAVGLEANFRQLQQWGEQTLPRVKAHRLPIPPPRDIDGQRVPESYCNFLRVGPKCLLVPTFRSPDTDAAALQILSDLCRATQPDITVIPVDCYELIWGLGALHCASLNQPSRSSVSPRR; this comes from the coding sequence GTGAAACCTGTTCGAGTACCGGCGGAGTGGGAGCCTCAATCCGCTATCTGGTTGACGTGGCCGCACAGCCTGGAGACTTGGCCGGGACGTTATGAGCACGTTCCTCCGGTCTACCGCGACTGGATCAGCAAGCTCGCTCCCCACGTCAACGTCTGTGTCCTCGCAGACCAACAAACCATTGCCGCACAATCGCAGTGGGCGTCGCAGCTTCCCTCCGTTCACTGGATCGACATCGAGACGAACGATTCATGGATTCGTGACTACGGACCCTCCTTCGTGGTCGACGACGAAACGCAAACCATGCACGCGATCAACTGGCGTTACAACGCATGGGGCGGCAAGTACCCACCGTGGGACGCCGACGACGCGGTCGCGCCCAAGCTCGCCCAACACATCGGCCTGCAAGTCATCGACAGCCCCTTGTGCGTGGAAGGAGGCGCGATGGAGTGGGACGGAACCGGGCGACTGCTGACGACCAGCGAATGCCTGGTCACCGACACGCGAAATCCCGGCTGGACCAAGCAGCAAATCACGGATCACTTGATCGAGCTGACCGGCGCTCGCGAAATCAACTGGATCGACGGTGGCGGTTTGATCGGCGACGATACAGATGGACACATCGATCAATTGGCCCGATTCGTGGATACGCAAAACGTGGTTGTCGCCGTTTGCGATGACGCCGATGATGAGAACGCAGTTGGTCTGGAAGCAAATTTTCGGCAGCTACAACAATGGGGCGAGCAAACGCTTCCCCGAGTGAAGGCCCATCGATTGCCCATCCCACCGCCGCGTGACATTGACGGCCAACGTGTTCCCGAAAGTTATTGCAACTTCTTGAGGGTCGGGCCGAAATGCCTGCTCGTCCCGACCTTTCGAAGCCCAGATACCGACGCCGCGGCGCTCCAAATCCTGAGTGATCTTTGCCGGGCGACGCAGCCCGATATCACGGTGATCCCGGTCGATTGCTACGAATTGATCTGGGGCCTGGGCGCACTACACTGCGCCAGCTTGAATCAACCATCACGTAGCAGCGTCTCTCCGAGACGCTAA
- a CDS encoding alpha/beta hydrolase-fold protein: protein MSHFIGLPGIAIKPSRLGFFPLLGFVAALTCLLSPGVMHAQSPAESSANRPDANRPDKETVLTLYHAHQHRGETGQSLSYRIMSPAVIEPGKRYPLVLFLHGAGERGSDNAKQLVHGAAEFARDDRRQQYPAFVVFPQCPTDDKWVNVNWSEATGKRSLQEEASSPMQLTIELVQSLQETLPVDPQRVYVTGLSMGGFGTWYAAAHHSQLFAAAAPVCGGGIPAWAPLYNGIPVWAFHGGADSVVPVNRSREMISALALAGHTPEVRYVEYPGVNHDSWSATFARDDFFQWLFSQERK, encoded by the coding sequence ATGTCCCACTTCATCGGTTTGCCGGGTATCGCGATAAAACCATCCCGACTCGGATTTTTTCCGTTGCTTGGTTTTGTCGCCGCATTGACCTGCCTCTTGTCCCCCGGCGTCATGCATGCTCAGTCACCAGCGGAGTCCTCCGCAAATCGACCCGACGCAAATCGACCCGACAAAGAGACCGTTTTGACTCTTTATCACGCTCACCAGCATCGCGGCGAAACTGGCCAATCGCTCTCGTACCGCATCATGTCCCCGGCGGTCATCGAGCCGGGCAAGCGTTACCCGCTGGTTTTGTTCTTGCACGGTGCGGGTGAACGTGGCAGCGACAACGCCAAACAACTGGTACACGGGGCCGCTGAATTTGCCCGCGACGACCGGCGTCAACAATACCCCGCGTTCGTCGTGTTTCCCCAGTGCCCCACGGATGACAAATGGGTGAATGTGAACTGGAGCGAAGCGACCGGTAAACGCTCGTTGCAAGAGGAGGCATCCTCCCCGATGCAACTGACCATCGAACTGGTCCAGTCGCTCCAGGAAACCCTCCCAGTCGATCCTCAGCGAGTCTACGTCACCGGGCTTTCGATGGGCGGCTTTGGCACTTGGTATGCCGCAGCCCATCACAGCCAACTCTTCGCCGCAGCAGCCCCCGTCTGTGGCGGCGGCATCCCGGCTTGGGCGCCGCTCTACAACGGCATTCCCGTCTGGGCGTTTCACGGCGGTGCCGACAGCGTCGTTCCGGTCAATCGATCGCGTGAGATGATCAGTGCGTTGGCCTTGGCCGGGCATACTCCCGAAGTTCGCTATGTCGAATACCCGGGAGTCAACCACGACAGTTGGTCAGCGACGTTTGCACGCGATGACTTCTTTCAATGGCTGTTCTCCCAGGAACGTAAGTGA
- the hpf gene encoding ribosome hibernation-promoting factor, HPF/YfiA family, producing the protein MQVSVSARHGNLQPGDQQLIEEKVAKLRRLYDRINAIEVTVDLENLDKPQVEIQASIEHADDCVATADASTVIAALDTVIPKMEQQLRRLKEKKTGHRATGHKHLDNPIDTPAEAEES; encoded by the coding sequence ATGCAGGTAAGTGTCTCGGCGCGTCACGGGAATCTTCAGCCCGGAGATCAACAGCTCATTGAGGAAAAAGTAGCCAAGCTACGTCGGCTTTACGACCGCATCAATGCGATCGAAGTGACGGTGGACTTGGAGAATTTGGATAAGCCGCAGGTGGAAATCCAAGCCTCGATCGAACACGCCGACGACTGCGTTGCCACTGCCGATGCATCAACGGTGATTGCCGCACTTGATACGGTGATTCCTAAGATGGAGCAGCAGCTTCGTCGATTGAAAGAAAAGAAAACCGGCCACCGCGCCACTGGACACAAACATTTAGACAATCCCATAGATACCCCTGCCGAAGCCGAGGAATCGTGA